The following proteins are encoded in a genomic region of Triticum dicoccoides isolate Atlit2015 ecotype Zavitan chromosome 1B, WEW_v2.0, whole genome shotgun sequence:
- the LOC119332043 gene encoding F-box protein At1g11270-like: MAVDVKTSLEILKVYKRRVRRVSVIPDEIVFEILLRLPVKALMRFKSVSKSWHAIISNPCFIRLHLKQSAKNQGHKPSFLITPHTLDKVIDGEAWPTTFSNHTPFYSWQEGQDNACLVHSTTFQGEFGSVYDMVHCDGLVLLLTDTNVYVFNPAIHQVLKLRDGQEDVWQFPTVGLGLDPRTNTYKVARYFYRSLDFSKKTYSVGMEILTIGGHDDDLCWRSVAQDPPLPFDPGSVTHFKGSLYLLIWDELVERRPQGVLRFNLEDETFSFICHNELLSPKGERLYFVELGGELCLVQCFDGKQVIWMLQFGDGHQWVQQYVIILPEPEPWKFGILSVIRKDVLLIRSGNCLYHYHVGCQDARVVVRLDRLRYKNPGVGSFDFVGQDIFIFDMLSYTESLLQVTKPGRDNTCWLL, translated from the coding sequence ATGGCTGTGGACGTGAAAACCAGCCTAGAAATACTGAAGGTATATAAGAGGAGAGTTCGGCGGGTCTCAGTTATACCTGATGAGATTGTCTTTGAGATTCTTCTCCGGCTACCTGTTAAAGCTCTGATGCGGTTCAAGTCTGTCAGCAAGAGctggcatgccatcatctccaatcCATGCTTCATCCGTTTGCATCTCAAACAATCTGCCAAAAACCAAGGACATAAGCCTTCCTTCCTCATCACCCCACATACACTGGACAAGGTGATCGATGGTGAGGCCTGGCCGACCACCTTTTCCAACCACACCCCcttctactcatggcaagagggCCAGGACAATGCGTGCCTTGTGCACTCGACAACCTTCCAGGGAGAGTTTGGGTCAGTTTATGACATGGTGCATTGCGATGGGCTTGTATTGCTCTTGACCGACACCAATGTATATGTCTTCAACCCGGCCATACATCAAGTCCTTAAGTTGCGTGATGGGCAAGAGGATGTGTGGCAATTCCCAACTGTCGGTTTGGGCCTTGATCCTCGCACGAATACGTACAAGGTTGCTCGCTACTTTTACCGTTCCCTAGATTTCTCTAAGAAGACCTATAGTGTGGGAATGGAAATTCTTACTATTGGTGGCCATGATGATGATCTGTGCTGGAGGAGTGTTGCGCAGGATCCACCGTTACCATTTGATCCAGGGTCCGTCACACACTTCAAGGGCTCTTTGTATTTGCTCATCTGGGATGAACTCGTTGAAAGGCGCCCACAAGGTGTTCTCCGCTTTAATCTAGAAGATGAAACATTTAGTTTCATATGCCACAATGAACTTCTGTCACCGAAAGGTGAGCGACTATACTTTGTTGAGCTAGGTGGAGAATTATGCCTAGTTCAATGCTTTGATGGAAAACAAGTGATCTGGATGCTACAGTTTGGTGATGGCCATCAATGGGTTCAGCAATATGTTATTATTTTACCGGAGCCTGAGCCGTGGAAGTTCGGAATTTTATCTGTCATTCGTAAAGATGTTTTGCTTATTCGCAGTGGTAATTGTCTTTACCACTATCATGTTGGATGTCAAGATGCAAGGGTGGTTGTTCGTCTAGACCGGTTGAGGTATAAGAATCCTGGAGTAGGGTCGTTTGACTTTGTGGGTCAGGATATCTTCATCTTTGACATGCTTTCCTACACTGAGAGTCTCCTGCAAGTTACAAAGCCAGGCCGAGACAACACCTGCTGGCTGTTATAA